The Desulfatiglans sp. genomic interval CAAAGACCGTTCAATATTTTCTTCCGGTAGCTCTCCTTGAATTTTGTGTCGATAATATTCCCCCAGATCAGTTCGCCTGTTTCAGTCAGCATTATCATTTTATCGCCAATTCCTATCAGGCTTCCAAATTCAAAATCCTGATCAAACCATACACGTTTTCCGGTAAGGGCATTCACGCAATGCAACCCTTTATCAGCCTTTACACGTCCGCTGCTTAAAAAATAGATATTATCCTTATAAATAACCTGCGGATTAAAACCATACCACTCGTTTGGATATTTGGCATCTGTTGAAAGCCATTCCTGTGTCAGCATATCGCCCTTTAGGTTAAGCCGTGCCATACCGTGTACGCTATGGTTGAGATATATACCGCCTTTATAGATATAGGGCGTAATGGCATTGCAGTTGGACTTTTCCTCCCAACTCTTTGCGTAGGTAGCCAATGGGTTTCCTGTAGCAGGATCGACAATGTAAAAACCCTCATTTGTAAAAATAGCAACAGCCGGTTGATTGAACATGTTTACAGGCAGAGGCTTTGGTGTTGCATAGGCAACAACACTGCCATCACTTTTCCAGAGCAGTTTTCCTGTATCCTTATTAAAGGCCATCCCCTTTGTTCCGATGTTTAAGATGACTGCATCCCCCATAATCGTGGGTGAAGATGAAAATCCCCACCAGGGCTTTTCAGGTTTATACTGTTCGGCTGAGGCATCCCATATCTTTTTGCCTGTTTTTGCATCAAGGCAGAATATCTGCCCGAACTTGCTCAGGGTATAGACTTTACCCTCATGAATGGTCGGGGTTGAACTCGGGCCACCAGGATGCAGACGCGGATCAAGCTTACATGGATAATCAAATTTCCATATCTCTTTACCTGTTTTTGCGTCAAGGCAATAGACATAATCTCTTGCAGTGTCTTCATCCTTTTTTGTGCCGTCATTTCCCATTGTATAGAGAAGCCCGTCAGCAATAGTGACAGAGCTCATGGCTGTCTTAAGCTGCACCCGCCACACCTCCTCAGCAGATGTTGCAGTAAATTCCTTAAGTTCCGGTTGAAAATCATTGGTAGGCCCCAGATAATTAGGCCAGTCTGATGCGGCATTTGCACTTAATGCAAACACCAGCGCCATGAAAACAGCAATTACGCACAGGACAATTTTTTTACCATTAATTGCTGTCATCATTATCATGTTCCATCTCCTTTAATAAATATTGGCACCCCATTTTCACCATAAGCAAGTAATAAATATCTATTGATCCTTACTGAAAAGAAATTTTAATACCCGCTCTGTGTGGCTTTTAATCCCCTTTTTCGAGAGTATATCCTCTTTAAGGAGCTTGTTGGTAATGTCCCTTGTAGCAATAGGAGTTTCAACAAGGGCACGCACATAAACAAGAAAACTGTCGTGACGAAAACCCTTAAAGTACCCTTGCTTCTGGGCATTATTAAACACAGGTTCTATGATTGAGTGCAGGCGAGCCTGTCTTTCCATCAGATATACCAGATGAGGGCTTGTCCGGCTGTTATCGTGAAGCAGGATCTTTGAAAGCTCAGTATTTTTAGCTATTGTTGATACATAGGATTTTATAAACTCCCTGAACAGCTCCACAGGGTCAGCAGATTTATGGGATTTTAATATTTTCAGTATATTGTTTTCCTGGAGGTTTAATCCATAATCAACAACTGCCTTCCATAAATCATCCTTTGAACCAAAATGATGCGTTATCAGGCTGTGGGTGGTTCCGGCTATTGAAGCAATATCCCTCAGTTTTGCATTATGAAAGCCTTCCTCAGCAAATACCTTGAGTGCTGTCTTAAGAATAGTCTCTTTTGTTTTTTCACTTACATCCCTGGGCTGTTTGCCCAGCTTCCTTACATTCTTTTTTATCATTAGGTATATATCCTGCCTTGATCCGATTTAACTTTATATAATGACTATAATTATTATCTGTATAATTCAATATATTTCACAAGGCGGAGATTCTACTATTTTTCTTTTTTAATTTTCTCTAACAGATATTTCTGAAGTTTATTTCTTGATTCTTTAATTTTCTCCTCCGGCCATTTCATGAATCCTTTGCCTGTCTTAAAACCCAGGTCAACATCTTCGACCATCATCTTGAGAAGTGGAGATGGTGCGGGCGAGTTTTCAAGATGTTTTAAGATATATTCATGGATTGCAAGAGTAAGATCAGTCCCGACCATGTCAGCATTCTCTAACGGGCCAAGCACAGGCAGTCTTAGTCCAAACCCGAATCGGATACATTCATCTACTGTCTCTGCATCAGCTATACCCTTTTCAACAATTGAGATTGCCTCGCGCCAGAGGGCATGCTGCAGGCGGTTCCCCACAAAACCGGGGACATCTTTATTTACACGGACAGGATGTTTCCCGACAGCATGGAGCAGGGAAAAGGTCTTTTCCATTGTTTCATCAGCAGTATCATTTCCGCGGACTACCTCAACCAGGGGTATAAGATATGGCGGATTCCAGAAATGGGTGCCTACGATCCTCTCCCTGAATATTGATTTTGATGCGATCTCGGTAATGCTGATAACAGAGGTATTTGTCGCAAGTATGGTTTTACGCCTACACATGGCATCCAGCTTGCGGAAAAGATCCTGTTTGATATCAAGATTCTCTGAAACCGCTTCAACCACAAAATCTGCGCCTGATAAAGCTCCCTTCATATCTGTGACACTCTGTATCCGTGAAATGATTTTGTCAATATCCTTATGAGTGCCAATGTTGTTATCCGCCATCATGACAAGATTTGACCTGATGTTTTTCAGGGCATTGACAAGAAGCTCTTCTTTAATATCCATCAATGTCACAGGGTATCCTTTTTCTGCAAAGAGCTGCGCAATACCATGCCCCATTAAACCTGCACCAATTACTGTTATATTCATTATATCAGACATTTTTTATCCTGCAGCATATCCCCCGTCAGTATGTATAACTGCCCCTGTTATAAAATCCGATGCCTTTGAACAGAGATATATCACTATACCGATAAAATCTTCTGGTTCTCCAAGCCTGCCAATTGGAATGCGTTTTAAAAAATTCTTGTAGAATGCGTTGTCGTCAAACATCCACTGGGTGAGGTCTGTCCTGAAAACAGTGGGTGCAATAGCATTAACATTTATGCCGTACTGTCCCCATTCACAGCCAAGGGTCTTTGCAAGAAGATGGACAGCCCCCTTTGAAGTGCTGTATCCGGAATAATTGGCCATACCCAGATCACCGCGCGCGGAACCCAGCAGAACAACCTTACCGCCCTTCCCCTGTGCAATCATCACCTTTCCTGCTTCCTTACAGAACAGGTAAGTACCTTTTACATTAGTATCCATTATCATTTCCCATTCTTCAAGGGGCTGTTCAACAATTGGAGCAGGTTTACTCGTACCGGCCGCAGTAATAAGAATGTCCACCCTCCCGAAGGTGTCAACTGTTTCCTTTACTACCCTCTTTACATCATCATGGTTTACTGGTGATCCTGCTGAAAAAGATGCGATCCCGCCTTCCTTTTTTATCTTTTCTACAAGCGATTTAAGTTTATCTTCACCACGTCCTGTTGCCATGACCTTTACCCCTGCCATAGCCAGGGCCATGCTGATTGTACTTCCAAAACCTCCCGTTGCCCCTGTAATAATGGCCACCTTTCCGGTAACATCAAAAAGATCCTTTAATAATTCGTCACCCTTTTTCATTATTCAACTCCTTCCTTAATATGTTGTCTTTCCCTGCGCCTTGAGCACTCTTGAGCACTGTGCCTCTTGTAATGTACAATCATCTGCGGGCAGGCACTCAGGCCTGCCCCTACAGTAATGTCATCTTTTTTTTCTTTCCCTGCGGCTTGAGCCGTGCGCCCTTCGCCTCTTTTCACACTCGACTCCTTGACCCCTTGAATCCTTCTTAGTAGTTGACCTTTTCAATCCCCTTCAGATTTAATATCTCCCTGGCCTCATCCGGTGTTGCAGGTTCATAACCTAACTCACGAATGATCCTGATTGCCTTTTCAACCTGTTCAGCGCTGCTCTTTGCAAGCACACCCTTTTCAAGATAGAGGTTATCTTCGAGACCAACCCGAAAGAAACCGCCTTCAAGTACATTAATTACTCCCATTGGGAACTGGAACCTTCCCGCAGCACATACTGACCATATAAAGTCTTCATTCAGCAATCTCTTTGATTCCCTTATCAGGTAAAGAAGATTATCGGATGTAGCAGGGATTCCTCCCAGGATACCCATTACATACTGGAGATAAACAGGGGCCTTAAGGTAACCCTCTCTTATTAACTGGGCCACGTTGTTAATCTGTCCGACATCATATATTTCTATTTCAGGCCTGGTGCCGGTCTCATTCATTGTCGTTGAATAGATATGGAGAGATTCAAAATGATTTGAAAAGATGAAGCTTTCTGTACCCTTCAGATAACCTTCCTCCCAGTCATATTTGAAATCTCTGTATTTTTCCAGAACCGGGTACAGGGCAAAATTGAGAGAACCAGCATTAAATGTGGCCATTTCAGGTTTCAGAGCGCTTACAACAGAGAGCCTTTCCTTTGGAGTCATTGTATAACTTCCGCCTGTTGTAGGTGTGATAATCACATTGGATCTGGCCTTGATTCCGCTCAGTATATCTTTAAATATCTCAACACTGGAAGAGGGTATGCCGTTTTCAGGATTTCTTGCATGTACATGTACAACAGCAGCGCCCGCATTATATGACCTGACCGCCTCTTCAACCATATCTTTTATCCTGAAGGGCAGATATTCTGACATGGATGGGGTATGGATAGCCCCTGTAAGCGCGGCGGTAATTATTACTTTTCCCATATGAATACCTCCAGATATTCATAGCAATTAATTATAACTGTCATAATCATTTGCCTGTACTATTTATCGTTCACAGGCCGGGCCATAACCGGTACCGCAATAGGTATAGGTTCTTTCCGGCACATCATTCAGATCATCCTCATCTATTTCAGCTACGCAGCGTACCATAGAACCATCGCCCATATACCAGCGGATGGGAAAGCAGTAGAACCGGAATCGTTTTCCCGAAACCTTATCCAGGTCTCCTCCCAGGTTCTCGACACCTACGATTCCATGACCAAGCATCTGCTTGTGGCATGGTTCCCATGTTCCCTCACAACCTATTTCCTCCAGGTCACCGAACTTTGCATTATATGCAGCCTGTCCATGAAACCTTATATATGCAGCCTTCTCAAATTCGGCATAGGCC includes:
- a CDS encoding PQQ-binding-like beta-propeller repeat protein; this encodes MIMMTAINGKKIVLCVIAVFMALVFALSANAASDWPNYLGPTNDFQPELKEFTATSAEEVWRVQLKTAMSSVTIADGLLYTMGNDGTKKDEDTARDYVYCLDAKTGKEIWKFDYPCKLDPRLHPGGPSSTPTIHEGKVYTLSKFGQIFCLDAKTGKKIWDASAEQYKPEKPWWGFSSSPTIMGDAVILNIGTKGMAFNKDTGKLLWKSDGSVVAYATPKPLPVNMFNQPAVAIFTNEGFYIVDPATGNPLATYAKSWEEKSNCNAITPYIYKGGIYLNHSVHGMARLNLKGDMLTQEWLSTDAKYPNEWYGFNPQVIYKDNIYFLSSGRVKADKGLHCVNALTGKRVWFDQDFEFGSLIGIGDKMIMLTETGELIWGNIIDTKFKESYRKKILNGLCWSLPVLIGDNLYARDAEGGVVCLKLK
- a CDS encoding TetR/AcrR family transcriptional regulator, giving the protein MIKKNVRKLGKQPRDVSEKTKETILKTALKVFAEEGFHNAKLRDIASIAGTTHSLITHHFGSKDDLWKAVVDYGLNLQENNILKILKSHKSADPVELFREFIKSYVSTIAKNTELSKILLHDNSRTSPHLVYLMERQARLHSIIEPVFNNAQKQGYFKGFRHDSFLVYVRALVETPIATRDITNKLLKEDILSKKGIKSHTERVLKFLFSKDQ
- a CDS encoding 3-hydroxyacyl-CoA dehydrogenase family protein; this translates as MSDIMNITVIGAGLMGHGIAQLFAEKGYPVTLMDIKEELLVNALKNIRSNLVMMADNNIGTHKDIDKIISRIQSVTDMKGALSGADFVVEAVSENLDIKQDLFRKLDAMCRRKTILATNTSVISITEIASKSIFRERIVGTHFWNPPYLIPLVEVVRGNDTADETMEKTFSLLHAVGKHPVRVNKDVPGFVGNRLQHALWREAISIVEKGIADAETVDECIRFGFGLRLPVLGPLENADMVGTDLTLAIHEYILKHLENSPAPSPLLKMMVEDVDLGFKTGKGFMKWPEEKIKESRNKLQKYLLEKIKKEK
- a CDS encoding SDR family oxidoreductase, which gives rise to MKKGDELLKDLFDVTGKVAIITGATGGFGSTISMALAMAGVKVMATGRGEDKLKSLVEKIKKEGGIASFSAGSPVNHDDVKRVVKETVDTFGRVDILITAAGTSKPAPIVEQPLEEWEMIMDTNVKGTYLFCKEAGKVMIAQGKGGKVVLLGSARGDLGMANYSGYSTSKGAVHLLAKTLGCEWGQYGINVNAIAPTVFRTDLTQWMFDDNAFYKNFLKRIPIGRLGEPEDFIGIVIYLCSKASDFITGAVIHTDGGYAAG
- a CDS encoding 3-keto-5-aminohexanoate cleavage protein — translated: MGKVIITAALTGAIHTPSMSEYLPFRIKDMVEEAVRSYNAGAAVVHVHARNPENGIPSSSVEIFKDILSGIKARSNVIITPTTGGSYTMTPKERLSVVSALKPEMATFNAGSLNFALYPVLEKYRDFKYDWEEGYLKGTESFIFSNHFESLHIYSTTMNETGTRPEIEIYDVGQINNVAQLIREGYLKAPVYLQYVMGILGGIPATSDNLLYLIRESKRLLNEDFIWSVCAAGRFQFPMGVINVLEGGFFRVGLEDNLYLEKGVLAKSSAEQVEKAIRIIRELGYEPATPDEAREILNLKGIEKVNY